One window of Methanobrevibacter woesei genomic DNA carries:
- the glmM gene encoding phosphoglucosamine mutase has product MSVKKRLFGTFGVRRTANDVLTPEFASRLAACYGTLIQGKVAVGGDTRTTSPMLMEAVKAGLLSSGCDVVELGTLPTPAVQFAVRNYYDGGIIITASHNPPKYNGIKFLDEFGIGIPDDMELAIEEMYFDSEPKRAKWDEIGKIYTNENIIREYIDRVLENVDVEAIRAADLKVVVDCGSGAGCYTAPYLIKELGCQLTTLNCQPDGFFPGRDPEPIEENLSELISTVKELNADIGLAHDGDADRTICIDEKGNFVLGDKTFSLVEKQMLKENNGGIIVTTVATSQAIYDIAEEHNGEVIATAVGDLLVARALKDNNGLFGGEENGGLIFPDFVYGRDAAMTVAKILEIIAKEKKPLSELVSELPVYYSKKMKIECSDDLKDEVMDKIANEIKTTTEFQIDTTDGVKILKDDGWVIIRPSGTEPIFRCFAESDSQEKADEMTEWGIGLVEKFKG; this is encoded by the coding sequence ATGTCTGTGAAAAAAAGATTATTTGGAACATTTGGAGTTAGAAGAACTGCAAATGATGTTCTTACACCAGAATTTGCATCTAGACTTGCAGCTTGTTATGGTACTTTAATTCAAGGAAAAGTAGCTGTTGGTGGAGATACAAGGACTACCAGCCCAATGTTAATGGAAGCGGTAAAGGCAGGTTTACTTTCTTCTGGATGTGATGTTGTAGAACTTGGTACTCTTCCAACCCCTGCAGTTCAGTTTGCAGTTAGAAACTACTATGATGGTGGAATTATAATTACTGCATCCCATAACCCCCCAAAATATAATGGAATTAAATTTTTAGATGAATTCGGTATTGGAATTCCTGATGATATGGAATTAGCTATTGAAGAAATGTACTTCGATAGTGAACCAAAAAGGGCAAAATGGGATGAAATTGGTAAAATCTACACCAATGAAAATATTATTAGAGAATATATTGACAGAGTTCTTGAAAATGTAGATGTTGAAGCTATACGTGCTGCTGATTTAAAAGTTGTTGTTGATTGTGGATCTGGAGCAGGATGTTACACTGCACCTTACTTAATTAAAGAATTAGGATGTCAATTAACTACACTTAACTGCCAACCAGATGGATTTTTCCCAGGTCGTGATCCTGAACCAATTGAAGAAAACTTGTCTGAATTAATAAGCACAGTAAAAGAATTAAATGCAGATATTGGACTCGCTCACGATGGTGATGCAGATAGAACCATTTGTATTGATGAAAAAGGAAACTTTGTCCTTGGTGATAAAACATTCTCCCTTGTAGAAAAACAGATGCTTAAAGAAAACAATGGCGGAATTATTGTAACTACCGTTGCAACCTCACAGGCAATTTATGATATAGCTGAAGAGCATAATGGAGAAGTAATAGCTACAGCAGTTGGAGATTTATTAGTTGCACGTGCATTGAAAGACAACAATGGGCTCTTTGGTGGAGAAGAAAATGGTGGATTAATATTCCCAGATTTTGTCTATGGAAGAGATGCTGCTATGACTGTTGCCAAAATATTGGAAATAATAGCTAAAGAGAAAAAACCTCTTTCTGAACTTGTTAGCGAATTACCAGTTTACTATTCTAAAAAAATGAAAATTGAATGTAGTGATGATTTAAAAGATGAAGTAATGGATAAAATAGCTAATGAAATTAAAACAACCACCGAATTCCAAATTGATACAACTGATGGAGTTAAAATCCTTAAAGATGATGGATGGGTAATCATCAGACCATCTGGTACTGAACCAATCTTTAGATGCTTTGCTGAATCCGATTCACAGGAAAAAGCAGATGAAATGACAGAATGGGGAATTGGACTAGTTGAAAAATTCAAAGGATAA
- a CDS encoding zinc-ribbon domain-containing protein, with the protein MIKCPYCGSDNPDEATFCRICGEKLSAVKTIEETESDNQEVVKYCVKCGYGIKDKSTDICPKCGAKQTVKSTKYCENCGAKIDMNAEICPKCGVRVMYRPANNKSTILAAILSFFIPGLGQIYDGKVGRGISFFIVICILYALYFLIFPLLIGFLLWLYCIYDAYSIAKNINLGIE; encoded by the coding sequence ATGATTAAATGCCCATACTGTGGTTCAGACAATCCTGATGAAGCAACTTTTTGTAGAATATGCGGTGAAAAGTTATCTGCAGTCAAAACAATAGAAGAAACTGAAAGTGATAATCAGGAAGTAGTTAAATATTGCGTAAAATGCGGATATGGAATAAAAGATAAATCAACAGACATATGTCCAAAATGCGGTGCAAAACAGACAGTTAAAAGTACAAAATACTGTGAAAACTGTGGAGCAAAAATAGATATGAATGCAGAAATATGTCCAAAATGTGGTGTTCGAGTAATGTACAGACCTGCAAACAATAAAAGCACAATACTTGCAGCAATATTATCTTTCTTCATCCCAGGTCTCGGACAAATCTACGATGGAAAAGTAGGTAGAGGAATTTCATTTTTCATAGTTATTTGCATATTATATGCACTTTATTTCCTAATATTCCCATTACTTATAGGATTTTTACTATGGCTTTACTGTATTTACGATGCATACAGCATTGCGAAAAATATCAATTTGGGAATTGAATAA
- a CDS encoding tetratricopeptide repeat protein, with the protein MPILSFGSQDIDIITGKKTMTIRKLWKTPLKKGDRLYCYWNLVSKEKKKIFEAIVKDVKLIPFKELKNDDKLAREEGFQDSKEMVKDFKKMYAGQLDDEEIFQIIYFEKLDIDKWKGDKIDEKAMITQRADILFDSGKYDKSTMCYDAALRIDPDDVYLLNKQGDNLSRLGDFKQAISCYDKALKHEPDNEYILNNKAIALLNSGNVSGALEVSDIALEVNANSPIVLYWRGFILEVLRKYDEALEVYDKLIKIDSENPEVWNSRGNLLTDMGQPEEAINSFNKAVELCLDDSEMDADAINRMGNAYIDIGKFDEALECYNKAIDIEKNNVDFLLNKGVVLMELGKFQEAVASFDRVLLKNPDNEDAFFLKEECLENL; encoded by the coding sequence ATGCCTATTTTGTCCTTTGGAAGTCAAGATATAGATATCATCACTGGTAAAAAAACAATGACTATCCGTAAATTATGGAAAACTCCATTAAAAAAAGGAGATAGGCTTTACTGTTACTGGAATCTTGTTTCTAAAGAAAAAAAGAAAATATTTGAAGCTATTGTAAAAGATGTTAAATTAATTCCTTTTAAAGAGTTAAAAAACGATGATAAATTAGCTCGTGAAGAAGGATTTCAGGATTCAAAAGAGATGGTAAAAGACTTTAAAAAAATGTATGCTGGCCAGCTCGATGATGAAGAAATCTTTCAAATCATCTATTTTGAGAAGTTAGACATTGATAAATGGAAAGGAGACAAAATAGATGAGAAAGCAATGATAACACAAAGAGCAGATATTCTTTTTGACAGTGGTAAATATGATAAATCCACAATGTGTTATGATGCTGCTTTAAGAATAGATCCTGATGATGTTTATCTGCTTAACAAACAGGGGGATAACTTATCAAGGCTCGGTGATTTTAAACAAGCTATTTCTTGCTATGATAAAGCATTAAAACATGAGCCCGATAATGAGTATATTCTAAATAATAAAGCTATTGCTCTTTTGAATAGTGGAAATGTAAGCGGAGCACTTGAGGTTAGTGATATTGCTCTTGAAGTTAATGCAAATAGCCCTATTGTATTGTATTGGAGAGGATTTATTTTAGAAGTTTTAAGAAAATATGATGAAGCTTTGGAAGTTTATGATAAGCTAATAAAAATAGATAGTGAAAATCCAGAGGTTTGGAACTCCAGAGGAAATTTATTAACTGATATGGGCCAACCAGAAGAAGCTATTAATTCATTTAACAAAGCTGTTGAATTATGTTTAGATGATTCTGAAATGGATGCTGATGCAATTAATAGGATGGGTAATGCTTACATTGATATTGGTAAATTTGATGAAGCTTTAGAATGTTATAACAAAGCTATTGATATTGAAAAAAATAATGTTGACTTTTTATTAAATAAAGGCGTAGTTTTAATGGAGCTTGGAAAATTTCAAGAAGCAGTAGCTAGTTTTGATAGAGTATTGCTTAAAAATCCTGATAATGAGGATGCATTTTTCCTTAAAGAAGAATGTCTTGAAAATTTATAA
- a CDS encoding anaerobic ribonucleoside-triphosphate reductase activating protein, producing MYIGGNVISSVEFHGNMSLVIFMAGCPLRCKYCHNAELLEGGDETSPEDICKEIDDSADFIDAVVISGGEPLVQVDAVADIFKHVKEIGLKTKLDTSGIYPNRLEKLLEADLVDYISLDIKAPFYKYKKIVGSNMGPQVLDSMELINEYDVHLEVRTTFVPTLLTKKDIVRIADEVKADVYTIQQFRNKEVLDPDLAKVENPNPNELHKIAKSIKPYFNGVIKVKSAEFGEEIID from the coding sequence ATGTATATTGGTGGAAATGTAATTTCATCTGTTGAATTTCATGGAAATATGTCTTTAGTTATTTTCATGGCAGGATGTCCTTTAAGATGTAAATATTGTCATAATGCAGAATTATTGGAAGGTGGAGATGAAACATCTCCTGAAGATATCTGTAAGGAAATTGATGATTCAGCTGATTTTATAGATGCTGTTGTAATTTCTGGGGGAGAACCATTAGTTCAAGTTGATGCAGTGGCTGATATTTTTAAACATGTTAAGGAAATTGGTTTAAAAACAAAATTAGATACTAGTGGTATTTATCCAAATAGATTGGAAAAGTTATTGGAAGCAGATTTGGTTGATTACATTTCCCTAGATATTAAAGCACCTTTTTACAAATATAAAAAAATTGTTGGTTCTAATATGGGTCCTCAGGTTTTGGATTCAATGGAGTTGATAAATGAATATGATGTTCATTTGGAAGTTAGAACCACTTTTGTTCCAACTCTTTTAACTAAAAAGGATATTGTTCGTATTGCAGATGAAGTTAAGGCAGATGTATATACAATTCAACAGTTTAGAAATAAAGAAGTTTTAGATCCTGATTTAGCCAAAGTAGAAAATCCAAATCCTAATGAACTACATAAAATAGCTAAATCAATAAAACCTTACTTTAATGGAGTTATAAAAGTTAAATCTGCAGAATTTGGTGAAGAAATTATTGATTAG
- the hisC gene encoding histidinol-phosphate transaminase — protein MKARKIVMEMDSYVPGKSQDEIAAEFGLNKEDIIKLGSNENPWGPSPKAIEAIEKEDININRYPESDLRELIEEFANYSGVKPSQVIVGGDGADEIIDVLAKTFIDPEDEFIVPLPSYMYYEYLLKQYGAIPVYARWDMDANKLDVDSIIDSITEKTKMIFLCSPNNPTGTLISKEDICKIAEINEDILIVVDEAYFEYSEVTNKDLIDEYPNIFIIRTMSKVMGLAGMRIGYGLSSEEIIEYMFRIKPVFSLTRLSYVACLNTLRDKEYIERSIKDGIESRQYLYEELSKIDSLNVFPSKSNFMLIGIKDTGFTAAEFARELMSRGIIVRDCTSFKGLDEYWIRISICTLEEDKIFIDKVKEVLS, from the coding sequence ATGAAAGCAAGAAAAATTGTCATGGAAATGGACTCATATGTTCCAGGTAAATCTCAAGATGAAATAGCTGCTGAATTTGGTCTTAATAAAGAGGATATCATTAAATTAGGATCCAATGAAAATCCATGGGGTCCTTCACCTAAAGCTATTGAAGCTATTGAAAAAGAAGACATCAATATTAACAGATATCCTGAATCTGATTTAAGGGAGCTTATTGAAGAATTTGCTAATTATTCTGGAGTTAAACCATCTCAGGTAATTGTTGGTGGGGATGGAGCAGATGAAATTATTGATGTATTGGCTAAAACATTTATAGATCCTGAAGATGAGTTTATTGTACCTCTTCCTTCTTATATGTACTATGAATATTTGTTAAAGCAATATGGTGCAATTCCAGTTTATGCAAGATGGGATATGGATGCAAATAAACTTGATGTTGATTCTATAATTGATTCAATTACTGAAAAGACTAAAATGATTTTCTTATGCAGTCCTAACAATCCAACTGGAACTTTAATTTCAAAAGAGGATATCTGTAAAATAGCTGAAATAAATGAAGATATTCTAATTGTTGTTGATGAAGCTTATTTTGAATATTCTGAGGTAACTAATAAAGATCTTATTGATGAGTATCCAAATATTTTTATCATAAGAACAATGTCCAAAGTTATGGGATTGGCAGGTATGAGGATTGGTTATGGATTATCTTCTGAAGAGATTATTGAATACATGTTTAGAATTAAACCGGTCTTCTCTTTAACAAGGTTGTCTTATGTTGCTTGCTTGAATACTTTAAGGGATAAGGAATATATTGAAAGGTCTATTAAAGATGGTATTGAAAGTAGGCAATACTTATATGAGGAACTATCAAAAATTGATTCTTTGAATGTTTTTCCATCTAAGTCAAATTTCATGTTAATTGGAATTAAAGATACAGGATTTACTGCAGCAGAATTTGCTCGTGAACTTATGAGCAGAGGTATTATTGTCCGTGACTGCACTTCATTTAAAGGTTTAGATGAATATTGGATTAGAATAAGTATCTGCACATTGGAAGAAGATAAAATATTCATTGACAAAGTTAAGGAGGTACTTTCTTAA
- a CDS encoding gamma carbonic anhydrase family protein gives MINKKDSVVICPGAQVLGDVELGEDVSIWHGAVVRGDIESISIGDHSNVQDNCVVHTSKDFPVVIKENVSIGHGAVVHGCTLEDNVLIGMNATVLNGAHINKNCIVGAGAVVSEGKEFPEGSLILGVPARAVKELTPEQIEHIQHNADEYCKISKLYKED, from the coding sequence ATGATTAATAAAAAAGACTCTGTTGTAATATGTCCCGGTGCTCAAGTATTAGGTGATGTTGAATTAGGTGAAGATGTTTCCATTTGGCATGGTGCTGTTGTTAGGGGAGATATCGAATCTATTTCAATTGGTGATCATTCTAATGTTCAAGATAACTGTGTTGTTCACACATCTAAAGATTTTCCAGTAGTTATTAAAGAAAATGTTTCTATTGGTCATGGTGCTGTTGTTCATGGATGTACCTTAGAAGACAATGTTTTAATTGGAATGAATGCTACTGTATTAAATGGTGCACACATTAATAAAAACTGTATTGTAGGTGCAGGAGCAGTAGTAAGCGAAGGAAAAGAGTTTCCTGAAGGAAGCTTAATTTTAGGGGTTCCTGCAAGAGCAGTTAAAGAATTGACTCCTGAACAGATAGAACACATCCAGCATAATGCAGATGAATACTGTAAAATTTCAAAATTATATAAAGAAGATTAA
- the glmU gene encoding bifunctional sugar-1-phosphate nucleotidylyltransferase/acetyltransferase has product MKAIILSAGEGSRMRPLTLTKPKTMLPVAGKPIIQYNIESLRNNGITDILLIVRYKEEMVRNYFGDGRDFGVNITYKTQKDFLGTANAISYGEDFIDESIIVLNGDIILDDEVIGEIIEKYNEEKPDTLMVLTEVEDPSAFGVVEIENGYIKNIVEKPKKEEAPSNLVNAGIYIFNKDIFDKINRTEISERGEYEITDSVSLQIEEGKEVKGYKTSKDWIDVGRPWELIEVNESLIGDLKTEIRGIVEGGAFIHGNVHLDEGSIIRAGVYIEGNVYIGKNCDIGPNSYIRGNSYFGDNVHVGNAVEIKNSIIMENTNVSHLSYVGDSVIGSNCNIAAGTNIANLRFDNATIKTKIKDKKIDSGRRKLGAIIGDSVKTGINSSFSPGVKVGFNSTIGSGVLLYDDVPSDTRVLVKQNHIIQDKKVKR; this is encoded by the coding sequence ATGAAGGCCATAATTTTAAGTGCTGGTGAAGGCTCTAGGATGAGACCTTTAACACTTACCAAACCAAAAACTATGTTGCCAGTTGCTGGAAAACCAATTATTCAATATAACATTGAATCTTTAAGAAATAATGGAATTACTGATATTTTACTTATTGTAAGATATAAGGAGGAAATGGTTCGTAACTATTTTGGAGATGGGCGTGATTTTGGAGTTAATATAACCTATAAAACACAAAAAGACTTTTTAGGAACAGCTAATGCAATCTCATATGGTGAAGACTTTATTGATGAAAGCATCATTGTTCTTAATGGGGATATTATATTAGATGATGAAGTAATTGGGGAAATTATTGAAAAATATAATGAAGAAAAACCTGACACTTTAATGGTGCTTACTGAAGTTGAAGATCCTTCTGCTTTTGGTGTAGTTGAAATTGAAAATGGATACATCAAAAATATTGTTGAAAAGCCTAAAAAAGAAGAAGCACCAAGTAACCTGGTTAATGCAGGCATTTATATCTTCAATAAGGACATCTTTGATAAAATTAACAGGACTGAAATCTCTGAAAGAGGAGAGTATGAGATTACTGATTCTGTTTCTCTTCAAATTGAAGAAGGAAAAGAAGTTAAAGGTTATAAAACTTCCAAGGATTGGATTGATGTTGGAAGACCATGGGAGTTAATTGAAGTTAATGAATCATTAATTGGTGATTTAAAAACAGAAATCAGAGGAATTGTTGAAGGTGGAGCATTTATTCATGGAAATGTGCACCTTGATGAAGGAAGTATTATCCGTGCAGGAGTTTATATTGAAGGAAATGTTTATATTGGTAAAAACTGTGATATAGGTCCTAACTCTTATATCAGGGGTAATTCTTACTTTGGTGACAATGTCCATGTTGGAAATGCTGTTGAAATTAAGAACTCAATTATTATGGAAAACACTAATGTTAGCCATTTAAGTTATGTTGGAGACTCTGTAATAGGTTCTAACTGTAATATTGCAGCTGGAACAAATATAGCTAATTTACGTTTTGATAATGCAACTATTAAGACTAAAATTAAAGATAAAAAGATTGATAGTGGAAGACGTAAACTGGGAGCTATTATTGGGGACTCTGTAAAAACTGGAATTAACTCTAGTTTCTCTCCAGGTGTAAAAGTTGGTTTCAATTCAACAATTGGTTCAGGTGTTTTATTATATGATGATGTACCTTCTGATACAAGAGTATTAGTAAAACAAAATCATATTATTCAAGATAAAAAAGTAAAAAGATAA
- the glmM gene encoding phosphoglucosamine mutase, which translates to MAKKLFGTSGIRGKVKTEVTAELALNVGKSLAYYLGNKGTVILGYDTRTTNQMLDQAICAGLLEGGVNVVKIGMVPTPLVGYACEKLDADAGVMLTASHNPSQYNGIKLWNKNGMAYTSVQESEIEDIYNNKSYISVEWDEVGRLSFNNEIKGQYIDDLVNLVDIKPGLKVVIDCASGAGSEISPLVFRKAGCEVTTLNSQPDGFFPGRNPEPNADNLQNLMKTVVAVGADLGIAHDGDADRMITIDENGDISPFDSLLALISKEFGGTVVTTVDAGICMDESMESVGGKVLRTKVGDVNVAEVIIEEDATFGGEPSGTWLHPDFCMCPDGILSGLRMAELVSKKGKLSELLDAIPKYPNIREKVVCSKEAKIAIMEDMEESLASAFDDIKEINNIDGVRLTFEDNSWVLVRPSGTEDYVRVTLESKDESKANYIKDTCLKIINDKL; encoded by the coding sequence ATGGCAAAAAAGCTATTTGGAACTTCGGGGATTAGAGGAAAAGTAAAAACTGAAGTAACTGCTGAACTTGCATTGAATGTGGGTAAATCATTAGCTTACTACTTAGGAAACAAAGGAACTGTAATTTTAGGTTATGATACAAGAACCACCAATCAAATGTTAGATCAAGCTATTTGTGCAGGTCTTTTAGAAGGTGGAGTTAATGTAGTTAAAATAGGAATGGTTCCAACACCGTTAGTAGGTTATGCTTGTGAAAAACTTGATGCTGATGCTGGAGTTATGTTAACTGCTTCTCACAATCCTTCTCAATATAATGGAATTAAATTATGGAATAAAAATGGTATGGCTTATACTTCTGTTCAAGAAAGTGAAATTGAAGATATTTACAACAACAAATCTTATATTTCAGTTGAATGGGATGAAGTGGGTCGTTTAAGTTTTAATAATGAAATTAAAGGCCAATACATTGATGACTTAGTTAATTTAGTTGATATTAAACCTGGATTAAAAGTAGTTATTGACTGTGCATCTGGTGCTGGTTCAGAAATATCACCTTTAGTATTTAGAAAAGCAGGATGCGAAGTAACAACTTTAAATTCACAGCCAGATGGATTTTTCCCAGGAAGAAATCCTGAACCAAATGCAGATAACCTACAAAACTTAATGAAAACAGTAGTTGCTGTTGGAGCGGACTTAGGAATCGCTCATGATGGTGATGCAGATAGAATGATTACTATTGATGAAAATGGTGACATTTCTCCATTTGACAGTTTACTTGCATTAATATCTAAGGAATTTGGAGGTACTGTTGTCACTACTGTTGATGCAGGTATCTGTATGGATGAATCAATGGAATCAGTTGGTGGAAAAGTTCTCAGGACAAAAGTTGGAGATGTAAATGTTGCTGAAGTAATAATTGAGGAAGATGCTACCTTTGGTGGTGAACCTTCAGGAACCTGGTTACACCCTGACTTCTGCATGTGTCCAGATGGAATTCTTTCAGGTTTAAGAATGGCTGAATTGGTATCCAAAAAAGGAAAATTATCTGAACTTCTTGATGCAATTCCAAAATATCCAAACATCCGTGAAAAGGTTGTATGTTCTAAAGAAGCTAAAATAGCTATCATGGAAGATATGGAAGAAAGTTTAGCTAGTGCATTTGATGATATTAAAGAAATTAACAATATTGATGGTGTAAGATTAACTTTTGAGGATAATAGTTGGGTATTAGTCAGACCTTCAGGTACTGAGGATTATGTTCGTGTAACTCTTGAATCTAAAGATGAATCAAAAGCTAATTATATTAAAGATACATGTCTTAAAATCATTAATGATAAATTATAA
- a CDS encoding 2,3-bisphosphoglycerate-independent phosphoglycerate mutase: protein MKGIILIMDGMGDRPLKELDYQTPLQAANTPNMDKMAEEGINGIMDSIAPGIIPGSDTAHISILGYDPYVVYTGRGPFEASGVGVDVIPGDIAFRCNFSTVDEDGIVTDRRAGRIREGTKDIVDVLNTMVLEDYPDVKIIFKESTGHRAVLVLRGEGLSDKVSDADPKVEGNKPKEVVALDGSKEAEKTADILNKVVAKSYEMVKDHPVNLERIENNEPPANIVIPRGAGAVPVVEPINEKYEVNSACIAETGLIMGICRFAGMDIIEMEGVTGGVDTDLNVIVDTILDQVKNSDHDFFLINIDGADEAGHDGNVKEKLEFIEKVDEVVMSKLKDLEDVILILTADHSTPISVMNHSGDPVPMIIKGPEVRKDDVCKFSEVDAAKGGLCRIRGSDVMNILMDLMNNSHKFGA, encoded by the coding sequence TTGAAAGGAATTATATTAATTATGGATGGTATGGGTGACCGTCCTTTAAAAGAACTTGATTATCAAACACCTCTCCAAGCGGCTAATACTCCAAATATGGATAAAATGGCTGAAGAAGGTATAAATGGTATTATGGATTCAATTGCACCAGGAATCATCCCTGGTAGTGACACAGCTCATATTTCAATTTTAGGATATGATCCATATGTTGTTTACACTGGTAGGGGTCCATTTGAAGCATCTGGTGTTGGAGTGGATGTAATACCTGGAGATATTGCTTTTAGATGTAATTTTTCAACTGTTGATGAAGATGGAATTGTTACTGATAGGCGTGCAGGAAGAATTAGGGAAGGAACCAAAGACATTGTAGATGTATTAAATACAATGGTTTTAGAAGATTATCCTGATGTTAAAATAATTTTCAAAGAATCTACTGGTCATAGAGCAGTTTTAGTTTTAAGAGGGGAAGGATTATCTGATAAAGTAAGTGATGCTGATCCTAAAGTAGAAGGAAACAAACCTAAAGAAGTTGTTGCTTTAGATGGTTCTAAAGAAGCTGAAAAAACTGCAGATATTTTAAATAAAGTAGTTGCAAAATCTTATGAAATGGTTAAAGATCATCCTGTTAACTTAGAAAGAATTGAAAACAATGAACCACCAGCAAATATTGTTATTCCTCGTGGTGCAGGTGCAGTACCAGTTGTTGAACCAATCAATGAAAAATATGAAGTAAACTCTGCTTGTATTGCTGAAACTGGACTTATTATGGGAATCTGCAGATTTGCAGGAATGGATATTATTGAAATGGAAGGAGTAACTGGTGGAGTAGACACAGATTTAAATGTAATCGTTGATACAATTCTTGACCAAGTTAAAAACTCTGATCATGATTTCTTCTTAATAAATATTGATGGGGCAGATGAAGCAGGTCATGACGGTAATGTTAAAGAAAAATTAGAATTCATTGAAAAAGTGGATGAAGTTGTAATGAGCAAACTTAAAGACTTAGAAGATGTTATTTTAATTTTAACTGCTGACCATTCAACTCCTATTTCTGTAATGAACCATTCAGGAGACCCTGTTCCAATGATTATCAAAGGACCTGAAGTTAGAAAAGATGATGTCTGCAAATTCTCTGAAGTTGATGCAGCAAAAGGTGGACTTTGCAGAATCAGAGGTTCTGATGTAATGAATATATTGATGGACTTAATGAATAATTCTCATAAATTTGGAGCTTAG
- a CDS encoding 4Fe-4S dicluster domain-containing protein — translation MSKFGFLKKFKGSSNNENSNINFKIENDNCNGEECRKCVIACPNNVLIVENNQTSVGNPLGCKSCRVCASICPNDCIIFKDSF, via the coding sequence ATGAGCAAATTTGGTTTTTTAAAAAAGTTTAAAGGCAGTTCAAATAATGAAAACTCCAATATAAACTTCAAAATTGAAAATGATAATTGTAATGGAGAGGAATGTAGAAAATGTGTTATTGCTTGTCCTAATAATGTTTTAATAGTTGAAAATAATCAAACTTCAGTAGGAAACCCTTTAGGATGCAAATCCTGCAGAGTTTGTGCAAGTATCTGTCCAAATGATTGCATTATCTTTAAAGATAGCTTTTAA
- a CDS encoding 4Fe-4S binding protein, translating to MRARYGHGGSDSLLGSVIKFAVKEALSTTIDNNLGNDTNIVFRIRTRFCKGIRCQKCVMICPKNVLTFKNGKIAIDNIQKCKFCGLCAVACPNDCITVKK from the coding sequence ATGAGAGCACGATATGGTCATGGAGGATCTGATTCATTATTAGGTTCTGTTATAAAATTTGCAGTAAAAGAAGCTTTATCAACAACAATTGATAATAACCTTGGAAATGACACAAATATTGTATTTAGAATTAGAACAAGATTTTGTAAGGGCATCAGATGTCAAAAATGTGTAATGATATGCCCAAAGAATGTTTTAACTTTTAAAAATGGAAAAATAGCTATTGATAATATTCAAAAATGTAAATTTTGTGGGCTATGTGCTGTAGCATGCCCAAATGATTGCATTACAGTTAAAAAATAA
- a CDS encoding TIGR00297 family protein, with protein sequence MDELMINWGYVLILFILGYFTYKRGALDLLGSLFMILMGIVIIFSAGVSWLMLLLIFLILTLGATKYAKAYKTDLGEYEGQRTAKNVISNGIVAFMMAAFGGYYFPLVGGFIGAIATATADTLASEIGVLHTPRLITSLKKVPPGTDGAVSILGTAAGIAGAGVIGIAAWILGVVPDPITAIMISVISGTIGCFMDSFLGAVLERRDVLTNEHVNLLATVTGAIVGVLIVIF encoded by the coding sequence ATGGACGAGTTAATGATAAATTGGGGATATGTTTTAATTTTATTTATTTTAGGTTACTTCACCTATAAAAGAGGTGCCCTTGACCTGTTAGGTTCTCTTTTTATGATTTTAATGGGTATTGTAATTATATTTTCAGCTGGTGTAAGCTGGTTAATGTTACTTTTAATATTCTTGATATTGACATTAGGGGCCACAAAATATGCAAAAGCTTATAAAACAGATTTGGGTGAATATGAGGGTCAAAGAACCGCTAAAAATGTAATATCTAATGGTATTGTTGCATTTATGATGGCCGCATTTGGTGGATATTACTTCCCTCTTGTTGGTGGTTTTATAGGTGCTATAGCTACTGCAACAGCAGATACATTAGCTAGTGAAATAGGAGTATTGCACACTCCAAGATTAATCACTTCCTTAAAAAAAGTACCTCCTGGAACTGATGGTGCAGTTTCAATTTTAGGTACTGCTGCAGGAATAGCTGGGGCTGGAGTAATTGGTATAGCTGCATGGATTTTAGGTGTTGTTCCAGATCCAATTACTGCAATTATGATTTCAGTTATATCTGGTACTATTGGTTGCTTTATGGACAGTTTCCTTGGTGCTGTTTTAGAAAGAAGGGATGTTCTAACTAATGAACATGTTAACTTGCTTGCAACTGTAACTGGAGCTATTGTTGGAGTTTTAATTGTTATTTTTTAA